One genomic window of Sebastes umbrosus isolate fSebUmb1 chromosome 15, fSebUmb1.pri, whole genome shotgun sequence includes the following:
- the satb1a gene encoding DNA-binding protein SATB1a yields the protein MDALCNGAKKPEGSDPVVDTRPPPAKLARLEQNGAGPSAQERSSPVAKNPCLAQKPAAVRPQSKSWHSKGSLLPVFCVVEHRESPQEGERREEHAEFVLVKRDLLFNQLIEMALLTLGYSHSSAAQAKGLIQVGRWNPVPLSCVTDAPDATVADMLQDVHHVITLKIQLRSCPKLEDLPPEQWTHSTVRNALKELLKDMNQSSLAKECPLSQSMISSIVNSTYYANVSAAKCHEFGRWYKHFKKTKCFKEIDSFSDQSAHITLTQQPITSSPADQSSTLFFSHGEVANICGHPPLGLRPPGLVAQPLSSQMVNQQLVMAQFLNQQYAVSRMLAGQGLSPAPQQYLNHPPVGMAPPAMVFSKAPDSQPPQQTQCGPVGGPVAGPQTQTLAGSSVGPNDVANDIYHCVREELKRAGISQAIFARVAFNRTQGLLSEILRKEEDPKHASQSLLVNLRAMYGFLQLPEVERERIYLEEKDRSLTGFIPSCNNTPPRSTQARLSPVAGDRGCRTDSCVLNVSSSIYEDIQHEMKRAKVSQALFAKVAASKSQGWLCELLRWREDPNPENRTLWENLCMIRRFLSLCQTERDAIYEQESSNMTAQQHSADRLTLLSNDNTLYQRNSPLPQQHHLQPHQPLQPEAGPHLSPRQPCAASPAESEAGGNWGHMRVRLQGRGSVNDERVDSKDWVEGGQGERSSFGGDWGCTGSFRETDIESKEQVMDRNVGEEGINEIPGDSKEEKEKLTMKWPNVKDEERGGPEVCSEADNEVKGADEVQGEGLRVSHEALGILQSFIQDVGLNPDEEAVHTLSAQLGLPKHTIRRFFNSQDHQHDSQSPKPSRDNQHGCTDPNLTQTDITVEEQEEEDDGRTETEQKEVEEEKQTGGNEEITVFEESEVGTQTIIPMKEEQESYI from the exons ATGGATGCCCTGTGTAATGGAGCCAAGAAACCTGAGGGCAGTGATCCCGTTGTAGACACCCGGCCGCCTCCTGCCAAGCTGGCTCGACTGGAACAAAACGGAGCGGGACCCTCGGCCCAGGAGAGGAGCAGTCCTGTGGCCAAAAACCCCTGCCTGGCCCAGAAACCCGCCGCAGTGAGGCCGCAGAGCAAGAGCTGGCACAGCAAAG GGAGCCTGCTGCCGGTGTTCTGCGTGGTGGAGCACAGGGAAAGCcctcaggagggagagaggagagaagaacaCGCCGAGTTTGTGTTGGTCAAGAGAGATCTGCTGTTCAACCAGCTGATAGAGATGGCCCTGCTGACACTGGGCTACTCACACAGCTCTGCCGCACAGGCCAAAG GTCTGATCCAGGTGGGCAGGTGGAACCCGGTGCCTCTGTCCTGCGTTACAGATGCTCCTGATGCCACAGTGGCTGATATGCTGCAGGATGTTCACCATGTTATCACCCTTAAAATACAGCTGCGCAG TTGTCCCAAATTGGAGGACTTGCCACCCGAGCAGTGGACTCACTCCACAGTGAGAAATGCTCTGAAGGAGCTCCTCAAGGACATGAACCAGAGCTCCCTGGCCAAGGAGTGCCCCCTGTCCCAG AGTATGATATCATCTATTGTGAATAGCACTTACTATGCAAATGTCTCAGCTGCCAAGTGTCACGAGTTTGGTCGATGGTACAAGCACTTCAAGAAGACCAAATGCTTCAAGG AGATCGACAGCTTCTCTGACCAGTCCGCACATATCACCCTCACCCAGCAGCCAATCACAAGTAGCCCAGCTGATCAGAGCTCcaccctttttttctctcatggAGAAGTAGCCAACATATGTGGCCATCCCCCCCTCGGCCTGCGCCCCCCCGGGTTGGTAGCCCAGCCTCTCAGCTCCCAAATGGTCAACCAGCAGCTGGTGATGGCCCAGTTTCTTAACCAGCAGTATGCTGTCAGCCGCATGCTAGCTGGCCAGGGTCTCTCACCGGCCCCGCAGCAGTATCTCAACCACCCGCCTGTAGGGATGGCTCCCCCCGCCATGGTCTTCTCCAAAGCCCCCGATTCCCAACCCCCGCAGCAGACACAGTGTGGCCCAGTGGGAGGCCCCGTAGCAGGGCCACAAACCCAGACACTGGCTGGGTCTTCTGTGGGGCCAAACGACGTGGCGAATGACATCTACCACTGTGTGAGGGAGGAACTGAAGAGAGCAGGCATCTCCCAAGCCATCTTTGCCCGGGTGGCCTTTAACAGAACCCAG GGCCTGCTGTCAGAGATCCTGCGGAAGGAGGAGGACCCTAAACACGCCTCCCAGTCTTTGCTGGTCAACCTGCGGGCCATGTACGGATTCCTGCAGCTGCCCGAGGTTGAGAGGGAGCGCATCTACCTGGAGGAGAAAGACCGAAGCCTGACTGGATTCATCCCAAGCTGCAATAACACGCCACCGAGATCCACACAG GCGAGACTGTCCCCAGTTGCAGGAGACAGAGGGTGCAGGACAGACAGTTGTGTTCTCAATGTCAGCTCTTCAATCTACGAGGACATTCAGCACGAGATGAAGAGAGCCAAGGTGTCCCAGGCTCTGTTTGCAAAGGTGGCTGCCTCCAAGAGTCAG GGCTGGCTGTGTGAGCTGCTGCGTTGGAGGGAGGATCCCAACCCAGAGAACCGGACCCTGTGGGAGAATCTGTGCATGATCCGCCGGTTCCTCAGCTTGTGCCAGACTGAACGAGACGCCATCTATGAACAGGAGAGCAGCAACATGACGGCACAGCAGCACAGCGCTGACCGGCTTACACTGCTCAGCAACGACAATACACTG TACCAACGCAACTCTCCGCTGCCACAGCAACACCATCTTCAACCCCATCAACCCCTGCAGCCGGAGGCGGGACCCCACCTGTCTCCACGGCAACCATGTGCTGCATCGCCGGCCGAGTCTGAGGCGGGAGGCAACTGGGGGCACATGAGAGTCCGTCTGCAGGGCCGGGGCAGTGTTAATGATGAGAGAGTGGACAGTAAGGACTGGGTTGAGGGGGGGCAGGGAGAGAGGAGCAGTTTTGGAGGGGACTGGGGTTGTACTGGTAGTTTTAGGGAAACAGATATAGAAAGCAAGGAGCAGGTGATGGACAGAAATGTGGGTGAGGAAGGGATTAATGAGATCCCTGGAGACAgcaaagaggagaaggagaagctCACTATGAAATGGCCCAATGTGAAGGACGAGGAGCGAGGCGGGCCTGAGGTTTGTTCAGAGGCAGATAATGAGGTCAAAGGTGCAGATGAGGTCCAAGGTGAGGGGTTAAGAGTGTCCCACGAAGCACTGGGAATCCTGCAGAGCTTCATTCAGGACGTGGGCCTCAACCCAGACGAGGAGGCCGTCCACACCCTCTCGGCTCAGCTGGGTCTGCCCAAACACACCATCCGAAGATTCTTCAACAGCCAGGACCATCAACACGACAGCCAGAGCCCCAAACCGAGTCGAGACAACCAGCACGGCTGCACGGACCCAAACCTCACTCAGACAGACATAACTgtagaggaacaggaggaggaagatgatggaAGGACTGAAACAGAACAAAAGGAGGTGGAAGAAGAGAAGCAAACAGGGGGGAACGAAGAAATTACTGTTTTCGAAGAATCTGAAGTTGGCACTCAAACCATTATCCCTAtgaaggaggagcaggagagctACATCTAA